One window from the genome of Salisaeta longa DSM 21114 encodes:
- a CDS encoding glycosyltransferase family 4 protein codes for MTPRILFLDQSGALGGAELYLLDVARAFRATSRVLLFDDGPFRDRLAGAHISVRVAHAGAALHQVRKRGAVGAALRVVPALVQLVRTVAREAQAYDVIVANTQKALLVGALAGWWSDRPVVWNLHDLLTADHFTLLHRTLAVQAANWGTVRVIANSEASKQAFRAAGGRTPVQVVYNGIDPAPFDAVTDAEATACRAQLGLPAHAPVVGVFSRLAEWKGQHVLVDALRDVPEAHALLVGDALFGGDTSYRDVLQARIRAHGLSERVHLLGFRDDIPTLMKACDIIAHTSVQAEPFGRVIVEGMLANRPVVATAAGGALEIVDDAQTGWLVPPNDAHALADRLQCIVAHPRAAAQVAARGQAHARHAFSIERMVQGVRRSLPGPATGDRLRLVLQDAPAHPAPPRRQRTAQSD; via the coding sequence ATGACACCACGCATCCTCTTTCTGGATCAATCCGGAGCCCTGGGCGGGGCCGAGCTGTACCTGCTCGATGTCGCGCGGGCCTTTCGGGCCACAAGCCGGGTCCTCTTGTTCGATGACGGGCCGTTCCGCGATCGCCTCGCCGGCGCCCACATTTCTGTGCGCGTGGCCCACGCCGGGGCGGCCCTTCACCAGGTGCGCAAGCGCGGTGCGGTGGGCGCGGCGCTTCGAGTGGTTCCGGCATTGGTGCAGCTTGTGCGCACCGTGGCGCGCGAGGCGCAAGCGTACGATGTCATCGTTGCCAACACGCAGAAGGCCCTGCTCGTGGGCGCTCTGGCCGGATGGTGGAGCGACCGCCCGGTGGTGTGGAACCTTCACGACCTCCTGACCGCCGACCACTTTACGTTGCTGCATCGGACGCTGGCGGTGCAGGCAGCCAACTGGGGCACGGTGCGCGTCATTGCCAACTCCGAGGCGAGCAAGCAGGCGTTTCGGGCAGCGGGCGGACGAACGCCCGTGCAGGTGGTGTACAATGGCATCGACCCGGCGCCGTTTGATGCCGTTACCGATGCCGAAGCCACCGCGTGCCGCGCGCAATTGGGCCTTCCGGCGCACGCGCCCGTCGTCGGCGTGTTTAGTCGCCTGGCCGAGTGGAAGGGACAGCATGTGCTGGTGGATGCCTTGCGGGATGTGCCCGAGGCCCATGCGCTCCTCGTGGGCGACGCGCTCTTTGGGGGCGACACGTCGTATCGCGACGTGCTCCAGGCGCGCATCCGGGCGCACGGCCTCAGCGAACGGGTCCACCTGCTTGGGTTTCGGGACGACATCCCCACGCTGATGAAGGCGTGCGACATCATTGCGCACACCTCGGTACAGGCCGAGCCGTTCGGCCGCGTCATCGTGGAGGGGATGCTCGCCAACCGGCCCGTGGTGGCCACGGCCGCCGGCGGGGCCCTCGAAATTGTTGACGACGCCCAGACCGGCTGGCTGGTGCCCCCAAACGATGCCCACGCCCTGGCCGACCGTCTGCAGTGCATCGTGGCCCACCCACGCGCCGCCGCACAGGTGGCGGCCCGCGGACAAGCGCACGCCCGCCACGCGTTTTCTATCGAGCGCATGGTGCAGGGCGTGCGGCGCAGCCTGCCGGGCCCTGCAACGGGCGATAGGTTGCGGCTCGTCTTACAAGACGCCCCGGCACACCCTGCGCCTCCGCGCCGCCAACGGACGGCGCAGAGCGATTAA
- a CDS encoding PA14 domain-containing protein: MSVLGGVAWWTWRRLSGTGQLALLMGGAVVTLLFAGAFRLSWAPASNTVTLPIEVIGPDGYTVDVQVNASDVSNVEALYLRAYSIGYPYWYAEPRGYTVDKASVRLNNGPWVDINNATVDCIDSQASLRCVDGPLHTIRFTVPIEALGAPNDGANVISFRFNYAHPSGEMGDPSTGYRILDIEFRTASGANAIDNTTFRWDDPGAWGAPDGFGSAADVRAGEELWHQRSLLIDGWDGENIWASCADCHVDNGYDLAYFAFSNKSIVQRSRFHGLSERQGKQIAAYIRSLKIKTTDGRTIDPPGRPWHPPYQPGPTAAGSRPEGAPRTQGQGFDALDPVHWAAGAGLDWVLDSNDAMKRHVFPNGITPETYPISGDINMRQLPVNIQMPDWNEWLPVHHPVDVWGDQFRNHEVWDHYANDVPDLIYKAKNYNGRLGKAEVAVERLWSGLEVGRDEFKGKDVPAPYDGYAANLSRMQWALTKSFEVMHTNHFEHRAKELYGASAEPLQWFSSSRILFDQAPHIQELTRRSDPNMRNIKGERSGVAWKFFTTAWYQHQLTLNPGSAISTDINPMDWRYHYMFMAGVKNPEPHAWRYIASFLKILYIADKMPEGRMDEEAEGWYHRHTSPSLIDLQHFWPNHSLEGGIGSDAYRRVLNVAMSLYREGMAPEDPNNWARRTGDAGLEPESFDPERIYGGIGNDVTAANHWYTSLRNFGEYGVAYSLLRPMAEWAEEAWPKGDWLDLIRPYRDNPGVDAGNGSPNTAPAVQFAQPTDGATFTAPATIGLEVQANDADGSVASIEVYAGATRIAASGSGSLSDAWSDVGAGTYTLRAVATDDDGETTETSVTITVEAADGSLSGTGVRYAAYTGAWEALPDFGSLAPAQTGTTNNFTLNVQPRDNNFALRYTSYLKVPAQGTYTFTIASDDGSRLAIDGAVVADNDGIHGVKEASGTVELSAGFHAITVAYFEATQGQALAVEWAGPGITQQPIPDARLYLSRPDAVTQSVDLQAGWNLVSLALRPDAPALATLLQGTGVAIVKDEAGRLYSPAYGLEAFTAWDPSESYLLYAAQAATLTVQGTALPTDAPIPLTKGWNLVPYLPASDLPVAEAFASLGDALVVVEDPAGNLYRPGAVNDIGTVRRGRGYKVYVNQGVTLTYPASATTASAN, encoded by the coding sequence ATGAGCGTGCTGGGTGGCGTGGCGTGGTGGACCTGGCGGCGCTTGTCGGGCACCGGACAGCTGGCGCTGCTGATGGGCGGCGCCGTGGTGACGTTGTTATTTGCGGGGGCGTTTCGGCTCTCGTGGGCACCGGCTTCGAACACCGTCACCCTTCCGATTGAGGTCATTGGTCCCGACGGCTACACCGTCGATGTGCAGGTGAACGCGTCGGACGTGTCCAACGTGGAGGCGCTGTACTTGCGTGCCTACTCCATTGGCTACCCGTACTGGTACGCCGAACCGCGCGGCTACACCGTTGACAAGGCCTCCGTGCGCCTTAACAACGGCCCGTGGGTCGACATCAACAACGCAACCGTTGACTGCATCGACTCGCAGGCGTCTCTGCGCTGCGTGGATGGGCCGTTGCACACCATTCGGTTTACCGTGCCCATTGAAGCGTTGGGTGCCCCCAACGACGGTGCAAACGTGATCAGCTTTCGGTTCAACTATGCGCATCCGTCGGGCGAGATGGGCGACCCCTCGACGGGCTACCGCATCCTCGACATCGAATTTCGGACCGCAAGCGGGGCCAATGCGATTGACAACACCACCTTTCGGTGGGACGACCCGGGGGCATGGGGCGCGCCCGACGGCTTTGGCTCGGCGGCCGACGTGCGCGCGGGCGAGGAGCTGTGGCACCAGCGCAGCCTCCTGATTGACGGCTGGGACGGCGAGAACATATGGGCGTCGTGCGCCGATTGCCATGTCGACAACGGCTACGACCTGGCGTACTTCGCCTTCTCCAACAAGTCGATCGTCCAGCGGTCGCGCTTCCACGGCCTCTCCGAGCGGCAAGGAAAGCAGATCGCGGCATACATTCGTTCGCTCAAGATCAAAACCACCGACGGCCGCACCATCGACCCGCCGGGCCGCCCGTGGCATCCGCCGTATCAGCCCGGTCCCACCGCCGCGGGCTCGCGTCCCGAGGGCGCGCCGCGCACCCAAGGCCAGGGCTTCGATGCGCTTGACCCGGTGCACTGGGCCGCGGGCGCCGGGCTCGACTGGGTGCTCGACTCCAACGATGCCATGAAGCGCCACGTCTTTCCGAATGGCATCACGCCGGAGACGTATCCCATATCGGGGGACATCAACATGCGGCAGCTGCCGGTGAACATCCAGATGCCCGACTGGAACGAGTGGCTGCCGGTGCACCACCCGGTGGACGTGTGGGGCGATCAGTTTCGCAATCACGAGGTCTGGGATCACTACGCAAACGACGTGCCCGACCTCATCTATAAGGCGAAGAACTACAACGGACGCCTGGGGAAAGCCGAAGTCGCCGTGGAGCGGCTGTGGAGCGGGTTAGAAGTGGGCCGCGACGAGTTTAAGGGCAAAGATGTACCCGCGCCCTACGATGGCTATGCCGCCAACCTCTCGCGGATGCAGTGGGCGCTGACGAAGTCGTTTGAGGTGATGCACACGAACCACTTCGAGCACCGCGCGAAGGAATTGTATGGAGCCAGCGCCGAGCCGCTGCAGTGGTTCTCGTCGTCGCGCATCTTGTTCGACCAGGCGCCGCACATCCAGGAGCTCACGCGGCGCAGCGATCCGAACATGCGCAACATCAAGGGGGAGCGCTCGGGGGTTGCGTGGAAGTTCTTTACGACCGCGTGGTACCAGCACCAGCTCACGCTCAATCCGGGGTCGGCCATTAGCACCGACATCAACCCGATGGATTGGCGCTACCACTACATGTTTATGGCCGGCGTGAAGAATCCCGAGCCGCACGCGTGGCGCTACATCGCGTCGTTCCTCAAGATTTTGTACATCGCCGACAAGATGCCCGAGGGGCGCATGGACGAGGAGGCGGAAGGGTGGTACCACCGGCACACGTCGCCCTCGCTCATCGACCTGCAGCACTTCTGGCCCAACCACTCGCTGGAAGGCGGCATCGGATCGGACGCGTACCGCCGCGTGCTCAACGTGGCGATGTCGCTATACCGCGAAGGCATGGCGCCGGAGGATCCGAACAACTGGGCGCGCCGCACGGGCGATGCCGGCCTGGAACCCGAATCGTTCGACCCGGAGCGCATTTACGGCGGCATCGGCAACGACGTTACGGCTGCCAATCACTGGTACACGAGCCTCCGCAACTTTGGGGAGTACGGGGTGGCGTATTCGCTGCTGCGCCCCATGGCCGAGTGGGCTGAGGAGGCCTGGCCCAAGGGCGACTGGCTGGACCTGATTCGGCCCTACCGCGACAATCCGGGCGTAGATGCCGGGAACGGTTCGCCGAACACCGCGCCGGCGGTGCAATTTGCGCAACCAACCGACGGGGCGACGTTCACCGCGCCGGCCACGATTGGGCTGGAGGTGCAAGCCAACGATGCCGACGGCTCGGTGGCGTCCATCGAGGTGTACGCGGGCGCCACCCGCATCGCAGCGTCTGGGTCCGGAAGCCTCAGCGACGCCTGGTCGGATGTGGGCGCCGGGACGTACACGCTGCGCGCGGTGGCCACCGACGATGACGGCGAGACGACCGAAACGTCGGTGACGATCACTGTGGAAGCGGCCGACGGGTCGCTAAGCGGCACGGGCGTGCGGTACGCCGCCTACACCGGCGCGTGGGAGGCGCTGCCCGATTTTGGCAGCCTGGCCCCGGCCCAAACCGGCACGACGAACAACTTCACGCTGAACGTGCAGCCGCGCGACAACAACTTTGCGCTCCGCTACACCAGCTACCTGAAGGTGCCCGCGCAGGGGACGTACACGTTCACCATTGCATCCGACGACGGCAGCCGCTTGGCTATCGACGGGGCGGTGGTGGCCGATAATGACGGCATCCACGGCGTAAAGGAAGCCTCGGGTACGGTTGAGCTGTCGGCGGGCTTTCATGCCATCACCGTGGCTTACTTTGAGGCCACGCAAGGGCAAGCGCTCGCGGTCGAGTGGGCGGGCCCCGGCATCACCCAGCAGCCCATCCCCGACGCCCGCTTGTACCTGAGCCGTCCCGACGCGGTCACGCAGTCGGTCGACCTGCAGGCCGGATGGAACCTGGTGTCGCTCGCCCTTCGCCCCGACGCCCCTGCTCTTGCGACGCTGCTGCAGGGCACCGGCGTGGCCATTGTAAAGGACGAAGCCGGTCGCCTGTACAGCCCAGCCTACGGGCTGGAGGCCTTTACAGCGTGGGATCCCTCCGAAAGCTACCTGCTGTATGCGGCGCAAGCCGCAACCCTCACCGTGCAGGGCACGGCGCTCCCCACGGATGCGCCCATTCCGCTCACCAAAGGCTGGAACTTGGTACCGTACCTGCCCGCGAGCGATTTGCCGGTGGCCGAAGCGTTTGCATCGCTGGGCGACGCCCTGGTGGTTGTGGAAGACCCCGCAGGCAATTTGTACCGTCCGGGCGCGGTCAACGACATTGGCACCGTGCGCCGGGGCCGCGGCTACAAGGTGTACGTGAATCAGGGCGTCACGCTGACGTATCCTGCAAGCGCCACCACAGCTTCCGCAAATTAG
- a CDS encoding translocation/assembly module TamB: protein MPNASVDDAAPPAAPSWSRTLIRLVGGTALAVLLLVSVLVAALQIDAVATRAARAILQRVNPLPGTALSIDGASGTWVGSLQLTGVTLRDTTQTPHAPLATLDTLRARYALWPLLAGTVHIYEARAVRPTATFRQTADSTWNWAQHLPPPSPDTTQSGFAFWVEAATLTDGRVTTHFYSPRGDSTLRTRGLQLRMHALRYDSTLAVTLDTLGLTAHLPQDTTTLTLSAGGALSATHLRDASLRLRSPYSHVVAQGTLARPSAQAPQVHNVDASLRATPLAFRDLTTLIPALGLDPSERVTIDARVAGAADSLGGSLEATFGDGGTVQATALAATGDTTRYRLTATVRRLTTSLLGPPDPTKNRYNVAVRADVRGPSGRALSGTTRVQVWDAAYQTLQVDTLHLDGMWASGRLALRGAGRTNAARLRFAGTARPLADRPTYDLETEVRDGRVQALLAGGLTTALNGSVRVQGAGADSVDATLRFARSKVNRAVIAHGRFTGALRADSLHAQGRAAIGRGTLQLAGHAHLTAERFRLSTGRLDRVDVAALVNDTTQSLLTASLQAQGRGFDPETLTTSAELTVPTARYGAFRVDSLLSRFSLNAGALRATVRTLLNEGRLAARVDGQPFAATPVLRLRDGTFQRIDVGALTQNAALSSRLNGTFRGDLRGAALPALQARLDVRLDTSRLNLQRLITGQLSATLANGAATASTRLQTPTGALVLRGRARPFADVPTAALTEGSFRSLDAGALAGQPDFHTSLTGSLTGSLRGFSWPALTAEATMRIDTSAINTARVLDGTVRFTAAGGTGTATGRLRLAGDGRLTTEARFSTAAAQPTYRGHVHARALNVGALAGLDTLHARLDTLRLTFDGRGTRLSTATATAQLWVHGSRLQQLRVDSLRAAAALRDGLLRLDTLRAETNVALLTGRGGIALTQQSPQVSDLTLQATLQNIAPLRGLIGAQRLTLETGRMTAHVYGTADRPRFDATATLENAIYNAFQAGRVNLNVAGRYAPSAPWTSTVEARAAVQYLALPTQRLRAARATLAYEDSTAQLTASATIDDERSAEVTGTWRQRAATQRLTIDTFALRLAEAPWQLAQPAVVEIGPSAYYVQHFLLANNQQQLSVDGRLDFNGVQHLGLSAYAVDIAPFAALFGKPGLGGTLTGHAMLSGQAAHPTLDSRWTFDVRSEGRPVGRGTAQVTYDRLALAFDAQLSPENDTTSALYAAGRVPVDLRLRTPQPVAIQQRPVRIDVRADAFAVNWIDPFLDPTLVTDVRGVLQADLSIRGTLDTPQLSGTARLRDGGAYVVPLDLSYRNAAATLAFAREQVRVETVRVQTSNGGTLQGNGRVNLSDLTLGTYAIDLRANEFLAIDTRAYRGTVIDGAVRLTGTTQRPALDGQVNVRSADIYFAEATNTNTELASVQLSRTDLLAVERRFGLRLSAADTTTFDAYQALAMDLQVQIARDTWLRSESNPEMRLQLTGRLDMEKEAMADAQVFGTIEVVPELSTITQFGQQFQVDEGTLTFNGNPTTPYINFTAVYEKQAREVQATEVTITLSVEGRPDNLDLTFSSNPPMSTRNILSYLATGQPADELFSASGGEGGSLPTQLAIGQLTGLVENLATGRLGFDVVRIQVQPSGTSYFTVGRYVTPQFYVSVQQPVTNISNLENSETQAPDVTLEYSLTNYMLLRLQRRESSLRLNVLLEYAY from the coding sequence ATGCCTAACGCTTCCGTGGATGACGCGGCCCCGCCGGCTGCGCCGTCGTGGTCTCGCACCCTGATTCGCCTCGTCGGCGGCACCGCACTGGCCGTGTTGCTGCTGGTGAGCGTCCTCGTGGCTGCCCTTCAGATCGACGCGGTGGCCACACGCGCCGCCCGCGCCATCTTGCAGCGCGTCAATCCGCTGCCGGGCACCGCCCTGTCCATCGACGGCGCTTCGGGCACGTGGGTTGGCAGCCTGCAGCTTACCGGCGTTACCCTGCGCGACACCACGCAGACGCCACATGCGCCGCTCGCCACGCTCGACACCCTCCGCGCCCGCTATGCCCTCTGGCCGCTGCTCGCGGGCACGGTGCACATCTACGAAGCGCGCGCGGTACGCCCCACGGCCACCTTCCGCCAAACCGCCGACAGCACCTGGAACTGGGCGCAGCACCTGCCGCCGCCCAGCCCCGACACGACGCAGAGCGGCTTTGCGTTTTGGGTAGAGGCCGCCACGCTCACGGACGGGCGGGTTACCACCCACTTCTATAGCCCCCGCGGCGACTCGACGCTGCGGACGCGCGGCCTCCAGCTGCGCATGCACGCCCTCCGGTACGATTCGACGCTGGCCGTGACGCTCGACACGCTCGGGCTTACGGCCCACCTGCCCCAGGATACCACCACCCTCACGCTCTCTGCGGGCGGCGCGCTCTCGGCCACACACCTGCGCGATGCGTCGCTGCGCCTCCGCTCGCCCTACAGCCACGTGGTGGCACAGGGCACGCTGGCGCGCCCCTCGGCGCAGGCCCCGCAGGTCCACAACGTCGACGCTTCGCTTCGCGCCACGCCGCTTGCCTTCCGCGACCTCACGACCTTGATCCCTGCGCTGGGCCTCGATCCGTCTGAGCGCGTGACGATCGATGCACGGGTTGCCGGGGCGGCCGATAGCCTTGGCGGTTCGCTGGAGGCAACGTTTGGCGATGGCGGCACGGTGCAGGCAACGGCGCTCGCGGCCACGGGCGACACCACGCGGTACCGCCTCACGGCTACCGTACGCCGCCTGACGACCAGCCTGCTGGGCCCGCCCGATCCAACCAAAAACCGGTACAACGTGGCGGTACGGGCGGATGTGCGCGGGCCGTCGGGGCGGGCGCTGAGCGGCACCACGCGGGTTCAGGTGTGGGATGCGGCCTACCAGACGCTTCAGGTAGACACGCTGCACCTGGATGGAATGTGGGCGTCGGGGCGGCTGGCGCTGCGTGGCGCCGGACGAACCAACGCGGCCCGGCTGCGCTTCGCGGGCACCGCTCGTCCGCTGGCCGACCGGCCCACGTACGACCTGGAGACGGAAGTGCGCGACGGACGCGTGCAGGCGCTCTTGGCCGGCGGCCTCACCACCGCCCTCAACGGCTCGGTGCGCGTGCAGGGGGCGGGCGCCGATTCTGTGGATGCCACGCTGCGCTTCGCCCGCTCCAAGGTCAACCGCGCCGTAATTGCTCACGGTCGCTTCACGGGCGCGCTGCGGGCGGACAGCCTGCATGCGCAGGGGCGCGCGGCGATCGGGCGTGGCACCTTGCAGCTGGCCGGGCATGCCCACCTCACGGCCGAACGATTCCGCTTGTCCACCGGACGCCTGGACCGCGTGGATGTGGCGGCGCTTGTCAACGACACCACGCAGAGCTTGCTCACGGCTTCGCTGCAGGCGCAAGGCCGCGGGTTTGATCCGGAGACGCTTACCACTTCGGCAGAACTGACGGTGCCCACGGCCCGGTACGGCGCGTTTCGGGTGGATTCGCTCCTGAGCCGCTTCTCCTTGAACGCCGGGGCCCTGCGCGCCACGGTGCGCACCCTGCTGAACGAAGGACGCCTCGCGGCCCGCGTGGACGGCCAGCCCTTTGCTGCTACGCCCGTGCTGCGGCTGCGCGACGGCACGTTTCAGCGCATTGACGTGGGCGCGCTCACCCAGAACGCCGCGCTAAGCAGTCGGCTGAACGGCACGTTTCGGGGCGACCTGCGGGGCGCGGCGCTGCCCGCCTTGCAGGCACGGCTGGACGTGCGCCTCGACACGTCGCGCCTCAACCTTCAGCGGCTTATCACCGGACAGCTATCGGCGACGCTCGCCAACGGCGCGGCCACCGCGTCTACTCGCCTGCAGACGCCCACCGGCGCCCTGGTCCTGCGTGGCCGCGCCCGCCCCTTCGCCGACGTACCCACGGCAGCGCTCACCGAAGGCTCCTTTCGTTCGCTCGATGCGGGCGCACTTGCGGGGCAGCCGGACTTCCACACATCCCTCACGGGGTCGCTGACGGGATCGCTGCGCGGCTTCTCGTGGCCCGCGCTCACGGCCGAGGCTACGATGCGCATCGACACGTCGGCCATCAATACGGCCCGGGTGCTGGACGGCACGGTTCGCTTTACCGCCGCCGGGGGCACCGGAACGGCCACCGGGCGCCTGCGCCTTGCAGGCGACGGGCGGCTCACCACCGAGGCGCGCTTCAGCACCGCCGCCGCGCAGCCCACCTACCGCGGCCACGTCCATGCGCGGGCGCTGAACGTGGGCGCCCTGGCCGGACTCGACACGCTGCACGCCCGCCTCGACACGCTCCGCCTCACCTTCGATGGCCGCGGCACGCGCCTATCCACCGCCACCGCCACCGCCCAGTTGTGGGTGCACGGAAGCCGCCTGCAGCAGCTACGGGTCGATTCCCTCCGGGCCGCGGCTGCGCTGCGCGATGGGCTCTTACGGCTCGATACGCTGCGCGCTGAAACCAACGTCGCGCTCCTCACGGGCCGCGGCGGGATCGCCCTCACGCAACAGTCGCCACAGGTTAGCGACCTGACGCTCCAGGCGACGCTGCAAAACATTGCACCGCTGCGCGGCTTGATCGGGGCACAGCGGCTCACCTTGGAGACGGGTCGCATGACCGCGCACGTATACGGCACCGCCGACCGCCCGCGCTTCGACGCCACCGCAACGCTCGAAAATGCCATCTACAACGCGTTCCAGGCGGGCCGCGTCAACCTGAACGTCGCCGGCCGCTACGCCCCATCGGCTCCGTGGACGTCCACCGTAGAAGCGCGCGCCGCGGTGCAGTACCTTGCCCTCCCCACGCAGCGCCTTCGGGCCGCCCGTGCCACGCTCGCTTACGAAGATTCGACCGCGCAGCTCACCGCTTCTGCAACGATCGACGACGAACGCTCGGCCGAGGTTACGGGTACGTGGCGCCAGCGGGCGGCTACGCAGCGCCTCACCATCGATACCTTTGCGCTCCGCCTAGCGGAAGCGCCCTGGCAGCTTGCCCAGCCGGCGGTAGTGGAGATCGGCCCCAGCGCCTACTACGTCCAGCACTTCTTGCTGGCCAACAACCAGCAACAGTTGTCTGTGGACGGGCGCCTCGACTTCAACGGCGTGCAGCACCTGGGGCTTTCGGCCTACGCCGTCGACATTGCACCCTTTGCCGCGCTGTTTGGCAAGCCCGGCCTGGGCGGCACCCTCACCGGCCATGCGATGCTGAGCGGCCAAGCCGCTCACCCCACACTCGACAGCCGCTGGACCTTTGACGTGCGCAGCGAGGGGCGCCCCGTGGGCCGCGGCACCGCGCAGGTGACCTACGACCGCCTTGCCCTTGCCTTCGATGCCCAGCTAAGCCCAGAAAACGACACCACCAGCGCGTTGTACGCCGCGGGCCGCGTGCCCGTCGATCTGCGCCTGCGCACCCCGCAGCCCGTGGCCATTCAGCAGCGGCCGGTGCGTATTGACGTGCGCGCCGACGCGTTCGCGGTGAACTGGATCGACCCGTTCCTCGACCCAACGCTCGTGACCGATGTGCGCGGCGTGCTGCAGGCCGACCTATCCATACGCGGCACGCTCGACACGCCGCAGCTCTCGGGCACCGCCCGCCTTCGCGACGGAGGCGCCTACGTCGTGCCGCTTGACCTCAGCTACCGGAATGCAGCCGCCACGCTCGCCTTTGCCCGGGAGCAGGTCCGCGTCGAAACCGTGCGCGTGCAAACGTCAAACGGCGGTACGTTGCAAGGCAATGGCCGCGTGAATCTTTCCGACCTAACCCTGGGCACCTATGCCATCGACCTGCGCGCCAACGAGTTCTTGGCTATCGACACGCGGGCCTATCGCGGCACGGTCATCGATGGCGCCGTGCGGCTTACCGGCACCACGCAGCGCCCCGCGCTCGATGGCCAGGTGAACGTGCGCAGCGCCGACATCTACTTTGCCGAAGCCACCAACACGAACACCGAGCTGGCCAGCGTGCAGCTCAGCCGCACCGACTTGCTCGCCGTTGAACGGCGCTTCGGGCTACGGCTCTCCGCTGCCGATACCACCACGTTCGATGCCTACCAGGCCCTGGCCATGGATTTGCAGGTGCAGATTGCGCGCGATACGTGGTTGCGCTCCGAGTCAAACCCGGAGATGCGCTTGCAGCTCACCGGGCGCCTCGACATGGAGAAGGAGGCCATGGCCGATGCGCAGGTGTTTGGCACCATCGAGGTGGTGCCCGAGCTGAGCACCATCACCCAGTTCGGCCAGCAGTTCCAGGTCGATGAGGGCACGCTCACCTTCAATGGCAACCCCACCACGCCCTACATCAACTTTACCGCGGTGTACGAGAAACAGGCCCGCGAGGTGCAGGCGACCGAGGTAACCATAACGCTCAGCGTAGAAGGGCGCCCCGACAACCTCGACCTGACCTTCAGCTCCAATCCGCCCATGAGCACGCGCAATATTCTCTCGTACCTGGCCACCGGGCAGCCCGCAGACGAACTGTTCAGCGCCTCGGGCGGCGAGGGGGGGAGCCTGCCCACCCAACTCGCCATCGGACAGCTGACCGGGTTGGTCGAGAACCTGGCCACCGGCCGGCTGGGGTTCGATGTGGTGCGCATTCAGGTGCAGCCCAGCGGCACTTCTTACTTCACCGTAGGCCGCTACGTTACGCCGCAGTTTTACGTCTCGGTGCAACAGCCCGTCACCAACATCAGCAACCTGGAAAACAGCGAGACCCAAGCGCCCGATGTGACGCTTGAGTACTCACTCACCAACTACATGCTGCTGCGTCTGCAACGCCGCGAGTCGTCGTTGCGGCTCAACGTCTTGCTAGAGTATGCCTATTAG